The genomic region TTTCTTCTGCGGTGAAAGAGTTTGGAGCTGagattattatataaatattttttcatatgtGAACTTAAAATAGCTGGTATTATTCACCTCATCTGTCTTTGaggataaaaatataatttctaagGATTgtgataggaaaacaaaaatcttaCTACAATTTATATATTCATCGCGTCTTTTTTGGGCTATTATTAACACGTACAATGCAATGTTGTATTTCTTTATTCAGTACCTTCAATACTAAGCTCTTTCAATCAATTAACCCTATCTGTAGGAATTAAAGTTGGATCTCTAGAATTCTTACCGTTTCATGTGAGAAGTCATCATTAAGGATTTTTTGATGCGTGACTACCTAGCATGCTGGCATTTATCATGGGCACAAGAGATGCATTTTTCTAAGGTCTTCTCTGCTTGAATCTAAGAAAGGTCCGAATCTCATACCAGATCTCTTTAATATAAtcattttttcaacaaaaaaaaaacaaaaagataccCATACCTTGCAGTCGCTTCCATTTTTTTGGTAGCGACACCACTTCGCCGATCATTCTCCATCTCATCTTtgtctttggtttttttcttcttcatctttcgTCCAAACTTGCTCCACTtctgtttttcttctttattgattgatgtttgttttaactttctttgctttttgtttttatcaaatAAGAGACTTCACCTTTTGTTAAGTGTGGGAGTGTGGCCTGACACTACCCACGTCAACTTGGtcaactttaaattttaaatagatttttatattattttaatattaacaGACACAAGTTTCGAAGGCCTCTGACACAAGTTTCCAAGGCATTTGACCATTCAAACTTGTATTACTTTGGCTAAAAGGATACAAGTGATCAGCCATTTACAACTACaaacttatattattattattattaatatagaaGAAATGGAGTTGTTTTATAAgagtttaaatatatattttcaatttttaagggggtgtttgggagAATAATTTAAGTTATGTTATTTGAGtaattttgatatatatgtaggtgaaaaagtgtatgaaaaagtatataatgttgtttaaaatgtgttataatatattaaaactaCGCTgccaaacgggccctaaataatattacacgtatttttatacattttttttatccacatgtattttttagaaatacaaacaacattactaaaacaatattatcaaatagcccttaaatattttattttagaagaattatctaagtattttcttttatttattattaattagcTGACACTTTAATCACAAGATTCACATATTAAAGCATACAtgtaaattatcattttaaatatttgtaataaattttataggttttgaataatgaatatatatatatatatatatatatatatatatatatatatattagtgatAATTTCGAAATAGTACACCAATGTTAACCAGTAtcgaaatatttcattttcttaactAAACGAATATGGTATCCAGTACGACTCCCTTGTTTAAGCTATATGTCTCTTTcactatcttcttttttttttttttttttttttttttaagggtgtGTTTTCACATTTGACTGTAAAAATGATattctattataattttttttaatgatgattTCAAAACCCGCTATTCctattattgaaatattgaagGTTGAAAAAAAGCTAAGGTCAAGAATAGAAGCATTGAAGATGCACATTATAGTGAATAACGATagtcattttatatgtctactTGTATATGAATAAGTTTTATATGTCTACTTGTATATGAATAAAATGATAAGCTAAAAGTCGTTCTACTTATGATTATATTAGCATTAGTGTAGGTGAcgtgtttgttttaattggttTCTTGTAAGTTGGTTAGTTTGTATCTTTTCCTCTTACTCTGTTCAGTATATATATGACAGAATCTCTGTAACTTAGTTCGTCATGTGAATATAGAAATCATTTTCCAAAGTATTGGATCATCTACAAGTTCTATGGTTTCCTCAAGCAagtttaatattaataaaaaagaataactcataaaaataatttaaatttttttaatgcaccACACATGTGAAGGTagttgtgtttgtgtgtgatAATTGAATGATGGACAGTTGATGGGAAAATTAAGACTTGGTTGTACAATATGTATGTATTCAAAAGATATCAgttttgagtgtgtgtgtgtgtataactatatatataacttttgagagttttgttttattaatttaaaaattgtgaattatTTTGTAGCTAGGTTTTTGTAATTATGAACCTGCACCGAGTTGTTGACACACAAAAGCACATATGTCTAGTATTAACAATTTATATCTCTAGCTCCTAGCAACCCAATAACATTCTAGGTTACACAACACTTGTAAAACATGGAAAAgaatagaagttaaatatttcttcccattgtattttattttattttattatgaattttttttttaataaatgttaTCTTGCAAAATATCTATAATATGTATATTATTAACTCTAGTGCATCACATGAGTTTGCACGTGGTAttagtatgtgtgtgtatgtatatatatatatatatatatatatatatatatatatatatatatatatatatatattttgagaacTCTTATTATATTATGGGTGTAGCGAATGCTCAAAGACAATTGTTAACaaactattataaaaaagttttgataccactttaataaaaaagttgtcaaaatataaattgttttttttttcttttcccataattttttttttcttaaaatggttCATTAACAAATACCCTTAGGTCATTCATTAACATTTCCCTTATATTATTCCCACATGTCATAGCcaacatttttttaacatttggatctcaactctcaactagttcgccaattataaaatatttcttttaataagtattttataaaataaaccaagaaaaattgtcaattgACATAGGATTATTATTGATATTTCCTGAACAAATACCCATCCCTTTGCCAAGTCATCATCTTCAGTATCAGTTTCGTTAATCCAACCCCACAAACCCACCTCTCCTTTTTCGAGTCATAAATGTCTTTGATGCATAGTATCTCCCATTTATCATACTTCAACTGAAGAGTggatccaattagattttaaattgtgtgtgtgtatgtgtgtgtgtatatatatatatgtgtgtatatatatatatgattggtTTTAAATATACTCGTGCATATGTATGGAGTTACACACTAATACGATATAATGGACATGCAAGCACACAACATTtatctccttctttttttgtttttatcaccTTCTACTTCTAGTGTTAAAAATGTTTCTAatacagtaaaaaaatttatagttaaaaatatttataacacagtaaacaaatttataatttagtgaTGTTGTTTTGAGTTCAAATCTTCAATTCATCCCTAATTATTGccagttaaaaagaaaaagaaaatataaaatattcataatatgAATTGAACTTCATCATAGCCAAACAGCCCAATTATTTTATCCATACTCCTgtagaaaaatcagattttaatttttaatggatCTTATTAGTCATTAataaaccaatagaaattaaatttttttttaatgaaaaaccaatAGCAATTAATTACTTAGTTTatgattaatttataatatgtCTACTAAATCCGATCCTTTACTAATAGATCCGAATTGTATTTTGTAATGTGAGTGATATGACTCATGGTTACATTGGACACGATGCAATAAATGAATCAATCATCGTGCTTAAGGGTGTTCATTAAACCACACAAACCACAAAATTTGCACCAAAACTGTTCACATAACAACATAACCCCACCGAACCGCAAATAACAGTGCATTGCACTGTATAATGTAGTGCAGTCTgcaattttataataagaaaaccgcaTCACACCGCAtcctctatatatattaatatctttatttttttaatattaaatatattattaatagtttaataaccctagttttgtacaaaaaaataataataataactctagcaagtgttgattaggaaaaccaacccaaaatatagaaaaactaactcaatagtttaaaacaggcccaaaagaaagagaaaaattagttttgggctaAGCAGgaaaatcccaaaatttgaaaattagactTGCTTTAAACCACATCTTATACACTGCACCGCACATATAACCACAAAAATGAGTTACATTGCGGTTATGATTTTAGCCAAACTCTAAACTGTACTGCACATGTGATTACAAAAATACGGTGCGGTATagttatggttttggctaaactGCACCGCAAAATACAATGTTAAAAATGGCAAAAACCGCAATACACTGCACCATGAACACCACTAACCCTGCAAGCCAGAATCCTGTAGAACCAAATCACACCCTCTATGAAGTGCCAAACTAGTATCATCCTTGTCATTTTAATGatgctttaaattttaaagaccAGATTGTGTACCAACAAAGATCCAACCCTTACcaagaagttaaaaaaagaaaaagaaaaagaaattgatggTTATGTTTGATTGCTGAGAAAGTGTACGAAGatacaagaaaaacaaagtcccacattttttttctctttctctttttaaattgaaatttcaatttagctgttgacataacatttttttaaaatttttaattattttattagttatgtcaactttaaaattgtttttttttttttggaggtaaATGTCAACTTTTAAGCTTATTGGCATACAGACATTTTTCGTCAACAATAAggaacaaattaattaaattaattttaaaaaaataataataaccaaaTTGATCATGATCAAAATGTAGgactaaaaattataattttttgtaaaaggtaagaaataaaattgaatCAATCAATACATGGTAAAAGATCCCTCAAAATTTCCATCTCCCGCCCGGCACCAACTATTCCTAGAAAATTTGTCCTCTCAAATctgaaatgaaaattaaaaagttcaaatatacataccttttcatctctctctctctcgctctggGTTTTGTGGGTTTCACTGGGTTTTCTCAACAATTATTTTCCCATCAAAATTATCAGACACACAAACCCACAATTTTAGCTCAAAATGGTTCTTGATTTGTTCATCATTGAAGACAAGTTTAGCTATTGTCGTCTTTCCTAGGCCTCCGATTCCAACCATCGGAATGACCGAAACATTCTCTTTAGCATAATTGACACAATCCAACAGAGATTGAATAATAGTCTTCTTATCATCCTCCCTCCCAATAACAACTTCAGCATGTACATGAGAGTAAGTCTGCTCTCTTGTCTCTCCTCAAAACGTTCGTCTAAGTGAAGTCTGCTCTCTTGACTTTTGGAGCTCTTCGATGACAGTGAGGTCATAATACTATTAAGCATGTAGTTGTGTTGTGGGATACAACGATGCAAAGTTTCCCCATCAATGATCAAAAGCAGACAAAAGCAGTAGTCCAAAACTTCTCTTGATGGGCTTGAGTGTGGCCCATCACTTTTTTAAGGGTTAAGTAAGGCCCATGGTCCAATTGCTAATGGGATGATAATATTAGCATTTTTCACAGAATATCATACTTAACAGATTTCTACACTATTAGATCTTTTTCATATGTGAACTTAAATGGCTGGCATTCACCCTCATTTgtctttgaagataaaaatataattttgatagGATACCCATAAGAAGACAAATATCTTTCTATCGATTCTTTTTTGGCCTATTATGAATATGTACAATGCAATGTTGTACTTGTTTATTTAGTacatttgattgctaagctcttCAATTCTAGTCTATAGTTTCTTTTGGctctttgttttatttgaggAAGCAATTTACCCTATCCACAGGAATTAAAGTTGGATTTATAGAATTCTTAGAGTATCATGTGAGAATTCATCATTGGGGTTTTTTGATGCATCACTACCTAGCATGCTAGCATTTGTCATGGGAACAAACAATCACTAGTATAAAAGATGTGAATTTTTCAAAGGTCTTCTCTGATTGAATCTATTTTATCCATTTCTTAAGTTTCATGCCATTAGAATCCCTTTAATGGACTCATTTTTCAAGAAATACTAGATTTAACAGTAAAGAACTATTGGTTAATTTGGTTTTAAATCAtaggttttctcaaaaaaagaaaaagaaaataagctattaaaaaaaactattagataaatttttttcttaaaaagtagCACACTTTCTATCTAAATGTATCTCATGTACATTTGAtacaattttttccaaaaaacttGCACACACTAAACCCATCAGTTTActccatttcaaatcctaaattttagttttataaaaatcatttttgtaTAACCTTACTAATCATAGATAAATTcatattgaaaaattatattaaaaaaaaaaaaagtcttatcgCATGGGCGGAGTGCGTGTAATGAGGTGGATAGCATTCACATTAACTCATGCAAAAcattttgtctattttagcataagaataAATATATAGTCTAGATGAATTTTCatttaagaataaatataataaggttaccatatctatatatattaatagctaAAGGTCAGAGAAAATCCAAtcagattttaattggattctcaattttgtgccacgtgtcctatttaatttttaattttgtgccaagtaaattattgaatataAAAAGTTCATCATCTCCTTTTACTTAGcaaacaagaaatttaaaaaagaaaaaaggttcaATTATCAGCTTAGCTGCAATGCACTTTGTTTAAAATGAAGAAGTCAAGAAATACACATGTAAATAAATCGCTGGTTGCAGGACTTTTGAGTTTCCTAGtagttttggaaaaaaaaaaaaaattgtgcaacaAATTGTGAAGCTTTCTACATCTTCCTAGAACTTAAACTTTTTTGTTGACATTTGGTGTTATGTTTTATCATGCATGGCTAAGATGCAGTTTGGTTGCCCCATTTATGGTCAAGTATGTAAGAGAGATTATACATTACACTTAAAGATGACTTTTTTTTACCTAATTAGCTTAGTAAAtaactttttagttttcattGGTCCATCTTCTATCACTAATGATGTCTTAAGGTTCAAGGAAGCAGTCTTTATGatgagtatatatatatccgTAATAGCCTTGAAAATTCACCTTGTActcatcattatatatatatatatatatatatatatatatatatatatatatatatatatattacactaattttattatcaagtaATTCGGTAAATTAAAAATGTGttgtgaaatgaaaattttcatgtttACTCAGCAAAATTGTGCCATGgcatgaatttaaaaaatattagtaataaaaaaattgtattatgaTTTCATGTACATATATTTGAGTATTTCTGGAAGCAAGATGGAGAAATAATGGCTTCTTATGACCGCCATATTTGTTACACCATTTGAAGGGATGTATAACAAATATGTATACCATATTTCTGGAAGCAATCTTTTTGAGAGTTTGTTAATCCATTTTTAAGGTGACCATTGTTGGAATGATTACTAAGCAGAGCTGTACCGGCTGTACCACTCTTCAATTAGAAGTGAATAAGCAATTAGAATTTTAGAATGCTGAATATGGGTATAGATAAGAGGCACAAGCATCATCACAGACTTAACAAGACAGTATGCAGGCCAGCAAAAAATTTATTCTGAAATTTCTTCAAAAGTACCCTTGAATCTCTAGACATAGGGGAGGCAtataaattctctctctctctttctctcccccCTTCAACACACACAGAAAACTAAGACTAGGACTTGGactaaactttattattatccaatatGACTTTATTTTAAACTCCCAATGAGACTAGGACTTGGACTCCTTGGGCATTTTTACTAAACCTAAACTAAATAACTAAACTCAAATGAAACCAGAATAAAAACTGATGGACTAGCACAGCCCATCCTAGAAATtatgaaattacaaaattgcccctaccacttaaaaataaataaaacaagataaaaCTGAGATTTGACCCCTGCCTGCATCAGCATGTCTTAAATCATTCATTCTTCTAAAATCATCAATGGCTTGTTCAATTTAGCACATTGTCAATTATTTTATCAATCCTATAAACATTAACAAAACTGACAATACAACAGTAGTCTCCTCCACATAAAGTAGCCAATGTGAACTTCATGGACATTACTAAGATTGCTTAAACTGCCACCTTGTGTGCTTAAGTGTTTTCTTTTGCTCGCTTCATCAGCTCTATGAATTCCTGAAAAGCTGTAGCAAGAATACCTTATGTCAATATTGTGATGGAAGTTATGTCATACGTTCTATATAAACATAATTCACAATATGGGCATAGAGAAGCTGCAAAGAAGAATTAAAAAGGAAATCCACAAGACCAGCTCTTCTCTCATCCATGGACTCCAGAATTCTTTGAGATTTGCATTAGCCATGACTTTAATACATATCTTAAGGAATGCTCTAATACAAATGATGTGAGCACCTTCCCAATGGGTGAAAATGGATTCTATATGtgcatgtgagagagagagacagagagagagggtgTCCATTACCATTGTCTGAATCATGAGGTCCTGGGGATGCTTCAGGGTGATATTGAAGAGACATGATGTTTTGTGCAGGGTAGGCAAGACCAGCACAGCTTCCATCATTAAGATTGACATGAGTTACTTCCACACCCTCAGGAAGTGATGCAGGGTCAACTGCATAATTGTGATTCTgccaatttataaatttatcgTGAAAACACTCccatagaaaatatatatatactttgacAAACTGTGAATTCTTAGTTTTAAATTACTAATGTATCAGTAGTactgggggaaaaaaaaaaaaaccattcgtCAATGTCATATTTAACTGTTCCTCAGAGAAAAGTTCAAATGTGATTAAGGGAGAGAAAAAGTTAATAGATAAgagttaaataaaattaacacaCCTGAGCACTAATTTCAACATGGCCACTCCGAAGGTTACGAACCGGATGATTTCCACCATGGTGACCAAACTTCATCTCAAAGGTTTTACCTCCTAATGCCTGGCCAAGCAACTGATGACCCATGCATATTCCAAAAACAGGAAGCTTCCCCAGTATTTCCTTCACAGTTTCAGCAGCATAAGGAACCGCAGAAGGGTCTCCGGGGCCATTGCTGAAAAGAACCCCATTTGCCTTTATCTTTAGAGTCTCTGAAGCTGGCCACGTTGAAGGGACGACTGTAATCTTACAGCCATAGGATGCCAAGCGTCTAAGTATGTTATGTTTGATCCCAAAATCATATGCAATAACCTTCAGTTCAtacaaaaacaactaaaaatagTAAGAACCAATGCCAAATTATTTAGGGatagtaatttcaaaaaaaaaaaacttaaaaaatgctTACATGAAAAGTGTTTTCATCTCTCCCATTGGCGTTAAAATCCCACTGTGACTTTGTGTTGTCAGTCCATTAATAAGGGGTCTTGCATGAAACACCACTTATCAAATCAACACCGGCAAATTAAAAGCAAGAAAACTATGGACTTAAATTTTGGCAGAAAAACTAGGGAATAGggacttaaaattttaatatttggccAATGACCTTTATGTCAACTGGCACCTCTTAGTGTTTCCAATGGACATCTATGGAGACATCCAGGTAAAAATCCTCCATCCCCCACTTGAAATGTTAATATTTACAAATCCCTTTAACTAACAGCATCAAATCCTTACCAATAATGTCCCATGAACAGGACAATTCCACTAGTTCGTCATCTGTTTTAGATTCTTCTGTGCTCAAAACACCGATAAGGCTTCCATCTTGCCTTAATCTACAGGTAATAGCACGTGTGTCAACATCATCTGCAGGATAATGGCACAGCATCAAAAGCAGAAGGGAGGTCAGAAGTTACATGGAGAGAATAgctcaataatttaaaattgcaCATGTCAAAAGTATTGGTCTTAAGATAACTCGTGCTATATTAAATAACTTACAAATCCCCATGATGTTCCTTTCTGCTAAATAATCACCAAGTGTTTCTGCACATCTCCAATTTGAAGTACTGGAagcaatttataaaataataaatgagcACAGCTCAACAACAAAGTTGCTAGCATGAAAGTCCAAAGCAACATTAACAAAGTGTACCTGATACTTAAGCTTCTAATGACTAGACCACCAAGGAAGCATTGCATTGATTCTTCATCATCTGACATGAAAGACAtcgaaattagatttcaaatagTCTCCAAGACATCAGAGTTTGCAATGATTCAACGGACAAATTTCACCCACCAAAATTTACACCAGTGTTGCCGATATGCGGGTTTGTCATCAGGACAAACTGTCCAGCATAACTAGGGTCTGTAAGAATCTCTTGATACCTGCAGTATACATGTAATacaaccaaaaatcaaattccAAGAATGAGCAGGCACGTTGCACAACTAGTCAACTCATGAACCTTATTAAGTTCTCTCACTACTGTCAAAAGTGCACCTAGGCATGGTTAAAGCACAAAGTACCAAACGAAAAGCACTCCTTGATCTAAAATAGAAGCATATTTTAGGCATTGGTTTGTATTTTGTGACCTTATTTCGGTAGTAGGTTTTTTTAGGccttaatttgtattttgtgaTTCTAGAAAAATGCCTTCTCTCTTTTATTCAGTCCACTCCTTTGTATTTTCTATTATGCAATTTTGTAATCATAATATCTTAGCTTATATAAAACGTTTTAAGAATTTTCCATATTTGATGTCACACACTAGTCACATATTTAGATAAATGTACTGAACGATTTCCATATCCAGTTTGGCAACCTCAGAAAAATAGCACACCAATTTATGTAATCTAGTACAAGATGAGAGTTCAGATTAGATTTTGTGCAACAAACAGAATTGTCACTATATTTTGTCATCTTCAGACTGAAGGCATGCAAGTTTCTCAGGTGCCTGGAAGAATCACTATGATTTTGACCCAAACAGCAAATATTCATATGGAGTTTTTCATAAAGGTTATGAGGTTCTTGGCACAACCTTTATGAACAACTTTTTCCATCCCAGCCCTCTTGAAGACTCTTGGCTGCTTTCTAGGAAGGGTTCATCTCCAATCTGGGTGTTCAATCAGATATTCCTCTTGCCTGAAAag from Castanea sativa cultivar Marrone di Chiusa Pesio chromosome 11, ASM4071231v1 harbors:
- the LOC142617050 gene encoding carbamoyl phosphate synthase small chain, chloroplastic-like translates to MGEMKTLFIRLASYGCKITVVPSTWPASETLKIKANGVLFSNGPGDPSAVPYAAETVKEILGKLPVFGICMGHQLLGQALGGKTFEMKFGHHGGNHPVRNLRSGHVEISAQNHNYAVDPASLPEGVEVTHVNLNDGSCAGLAYPAQNIMSLQYHPEASPGPHDSDNEWYSRYSSA